AAAGAGGTCTTTGATCCGCTGGATCTGGCAAGAGAAACTCTCGATATTTATGCCCCTCTTGCGGCCCGTCTGGGTATAGAATGGATGAAAAAAGAGCTGGAAAATCGGTCACTGATGATTCTTAATCCCGAGGAATATTACGCCATAGAAAATGCCCTTAAACAGACCGAAGAGGAACGCAATCTTTACATACAGCGGGTGAAAGAGATACTCGAAAGGGTTCTTGGAGAAAACCAGATAGAAGCCAGAATACTGGGCAGGCCGAAGCACATTTACAGCATTTACAAAAAGATAAAAGGGCAAAACATAGACATAAATCGGGTGTACGACTTGATAGCCTTTCGTGTCATCGTAAAGAGTGTGAAGGATTGTTATGAGGTGCTAAGCATAATTCACTCGATGTGGGAGCCTCTGCCCGGAAGATACAAAGATTTCATACTCAGGCCCAAACCCAATCGTTATCAGTCTCTCCACACGACGGTAAAGGGGCCTCTTGGCTACCCCATGGAAGTCCAGATAAGGACCGAAGAAATGGACAGGATAGCCAACGAGGGCATTGCCGCCCACTGGCTCTACAAGGAAGGCCGCCCCTTCGATCCGACGAAGGTGGAAGAGATTCAGAAGTACACGTGGCTTCGTCAGATTCTTGAGTGGAAGGATAGGCTCAGGGATCCCGGCGAGGTTTTCAGGTCCATCAGTCTGGATCTCTTTCCCGACGAAGTCTATGTTTTTACGCCTCAGGGCGACATAAAAGTTCTGCCTAAAGGATCAACCCCTGTCGATTTCGCCTACCTTATTCACACGGAGGTGGGCCACAGGTGTATCGGTGCCCGGGTAAACGGGAAAATAGTTCCCCTTAAGTACGAGCTCCAGAGCGGTGATACCGTAGAAATTATAACTTCCAAGAATCAGAGACCCAGTAAGGACTGGCTGCAATTTGTAAAGACTTCCAAGGCCAGAAACCGAATCAGACACTGGATTAATATGGCCGAACAGGAACAGGCCATAGCTATCGGTCGGGAGCTCTGTGAGAAGGAGTTCAGAAAAAAAGGGGTGAATTTCAATGAATATGTGAATTCCCCTGAGTTGCTTGAGGTGGCCAGGGCTTTTTCCCTGAAATCTGTAGACGATCTCCTGGCCAGCGTCGGTTTTAAAAAGATAAGCCCGGGGCAGGTTCTGGGAAGGCTCCTTCCCGAAAGTGGGCAGGTCTCGACAAAGGTAGAAGATCAATCTATCGGCGAAGCAGAAGTTCCCGGCAGGAGGAAGGAAAAAGGCGACGGAGTCCGTGTGGTTGGCGGAGGAAGCGTCTTGACCCGCTTTGCCCGTTGCTGTACGCCTCTCCCGGGTGAGCCTATAGTTGGCTATGTGACCAGAGGACGGGGTGTAAGTGTCCACAGGAGGTCCTGTAAAAACATTGCCAATGCCGAGCCGGAAAGATTGATTGATGTTGAATGGGACACGAGTTCAGAAGATCTTTATTCTGCTTCGCTCAGGCTGGTCTTTGCCAATAAGAAGGGTATTCTTGCCGGAATCAGTTCTACTCTTTCGCAAATGGATGCGGAAATGAGAGCCCTTCAGGTAAAGCCACTCCCGGACGGTCTGCACGAAGGCCTGATAACCGTTGCGGTTAAGGATCAGGAGCATTTGAAGAGGGTCATGATTACGCTGAAAGGAGAAAGGGATATTTACAGTGTGGAACGTGTTGCTTCCGAAATAAGATGAGCAAGAGGTCCGGGTATGCTCTTTGAAACGGCAGAAATTGAAAGGCGCATCGAGGGGTTTCGGAGGCTTTTGAAAGACGAAAGCGTGCCCTGTGAGGTAACCGTTATCCATCATCTTGCCGACGTTTTCTACTTTTCGGGAACCATTCAAGATGGCTTCATAATAATAGGCTCCGAAGGTGATCCTCTGTTTGCCCTGAAAAGAAATGTCGATCGCGCGAAGAAAGAAACGCCTCTGAAATCGGTAGAACCTTTGAGGAGAAGTGGTGACCTGAGGGATTTTCTGCTCAGGGCTTGCGGTCAACCCCCCCGATCTGTGGGCATGGCGCTGGATGTAATGAGTGTCCTTGAGTATGAGAAGATTCGTCGTCTTTTGAAGGGAGCGGAAATTGTGGACGTAAGCTCCTGTATCAGGAAAGTTCGTTCGAAAAAAAGCGGGGAAGAATTAGAGCTTATGAGAGGAGCTGCTCGTATAGGTCATTGGGTTTATGAAAAAGCCCGGGAAATTATTGCTCCGGGGATGGACGAATGGCAGCTGTCTGCGACCCTTGAGTATGAAGCGCGACTTAAGGGGAACCTGGGAATAATAAGGGTCAGAAACCGGCGTCTTGAAATGTACTTTGGTCACATACTGAGCGGCGGCGAAGCCTCGCTTCCTTCATACGGAGACTTTCCCACGGGGGGAGCGGGGGTGAGCCCGGCCTTTTCGCAGGGATCAACGTCTCGAAAGATCGGGAGTAATGAAGTCGTCAGCATCGATACGATGATAAACAATCACGGGTACCTCAATGACCAGACGAGA
This sequence is a window from Thermodesulforhabdus norvegica. Protein-coding genes within it:
- a CDS encoding RelA/SpoT family protein, which translates into the protein MQDVMFFDIIDRIRSYYPDANIRLVEKAYVLAARAYRKSPSPLKSHFMLHELAVASILAGMHLDEEAIASGILHNILAVNGVTKETIKQHLGDRVATIVEGVDRLNRLNYSKKEEQQAEYLRKMILAVAKDIRVILVKLADRLHRMQMLTERQDLKEVFDPLDLARETLDIYAPLAARLGIEWMKKELENRSLMILNPEEYYAIENALKQTEEERNLYIQRVKEILERVLGENQIEARILGRPKHIYSIYKKIKGQNIDINRVYDLIAFRVIVKSVKDCYEVLSIIHSMWEPLPGRYKDFILRPKPNRYQSLHTTVKGPLGYPMEVQIRTEEMDRIANEGIAAHWLYKEGRPFDPTKVEEIQKYTWLRQILEWKDRLRDPGEVFRSISLDLFPDEVYVFTPQGDIKVLPKGSTPVDFAYLIHTEVGHRCIGARVNGKIVPLKYELQSGDTVEIITSKNQRPSKDWLQFVKTSKARNRIRHWINMAEQEQAIAIGRELCEKEFRKKGVNFNEYVNSPELLEVARAFSLKSVDDLLASVGFKKISPGQVLGRLLPESGQVSTKVEDQSIGEAEVPGRRKEKGDGVRVVGGGSVLTRFARCCTPLPGEPIVGYVTRGRGVSVHRRSCKNIANAEPERLIDVEWDTSSEDLYSASLRLVFANKKGILAGISSTLSQMDAEMRALQVKPLPDGLHEGLITVAVKDQEHLKRVMITLKGERDIYSVERVASEIR
- a CDS encoding M24 family metallopeptidase, whose product is MLFETAEIERRIEGFRRLLKDESVPCEVTVIHHLADVFYFSGTIQDGFIIIGSEGDPLFALKRNVDRAKKETPLKSVEPLRRSGDLRDFLLRACGQPPRSVGMALDVMSVLEYEKIRRLLKGAEIVDVSSCIRKVRSKKSGEELELMRGAARIGHWVYEKAREIIAPGMDEWQLSATLEYEARLKGNLGIIRVRNRRLEMYFGHILSGGEASLPSYGDFPTGGAGVSPAFSQGSTSRKIGSNEVVSIDTMINNHGYLNDQTRNFSLGKPPDILRRAFDLSLELHELFRRKALPGTTGGGLYDEIMKRVSATDLAPYFMGYGQNRVVFIGHGIGIEVDEVPFIARNQKTVIEAGMTVAFEPKFVVPGVGVVGIENTYLINDHGAVSMNISPEELVVL